In the Xiphias gladius isolate SHS-SW01 ecotype Sanya breed wild chromosome 7, ASM1685928v1, whole genome shotgun sequence genome, CGAGGACCTCGACATCTTCGCAGTTAAATTTTCATATAGAGAAACATCACGGAAAGAAAAGTACTGTAGTACAGTGTTTCCTGTAAATTCTTAATGGGTTTTGATGGCAATGTGAAGCTTGTAAGTATTTAAGAAAGTGTTGTGTGACTGGTTGATGAATGTAGGTTTGTAGTAAGGCTTCTTTCCATTGGTCCATCAGGATTGGTGAGgatgttgccatggcaacagatGGGGCATACTCTGGGAAACATTTCAGGATGGGTTTCATGACAATGCCGGCACCACAGGACCGACTGCCGCCCTCGAGCCAGGGCTTCACCGTCCGATCCCAGTCCCTCCACTCGGTGGGCGGAGGAGACGACGACTCCAGCCAGATCAGAAAACAACCCCCACCCAAACCGAAGCGAGACCCCAACACCAAACTGACTAGCAGCTCTGAGATGGTGAACGGGGGCTCCGGAGTGACCAGGAGAGACCACCAAGAGACCAAAGAGATGGCGGAGCAGGCGGAGGGTGAGGACAGCTCAGAGTTTGTCAGACCAACATTTTATTAAAGATGTgtagaaatataaatgtttaaaagagtATACTAGAGATCATCAtgtgatgggatcacagcaGCCGCGATGCCCATTaagtagtcattactacattattacatgagtactcagtcattaccacattattacacgagtactcagtcattactacattattacagtagtgcTCAgagtcactactacattattacatgagtactcagtagtcattactgcattatcacatgagtactgagtcattactacattattactagagtactcagtcattactacattattacatgagtactcagtcattactacattattacagtagtgctcagtagtcattactacattattacatgagtactcagtcattactacattattacagtagtgcTCAGtgtcactactacattattacatgagtactcagtagctATTACTGCATTATCACATGAGTACTgagtcattactacattattactagagtactcagtcattactacattattacatgagtactcagtcattactacattattacagtagtgctcagtagtcattactacattattacatgagtactcagtagtcattactgcattatcacatgagtactcagtcattactacattattatcTGAGTACTCaatcattactacattattacatgagtactcagtcattactacattattatatgagtactcagtcattactacattattacatgagtattcAGTAGCTATTAcaacattattacatgagtacttagtagtcattactacattattacatgagtactcagtagtcattactacattattacatgagtacttagtcattactacattattacagtagtgcTCAGTGTCACTACTACATTAtaacatgagtactcagtagtcattactgcattataaCATGAGTACTgagtcattactacattattactagagtactcagtcattactacattattacagtagtgctcagtagtcattactacattattacatgagtactcagtagctATTACTGCATTATCACATGAGTACTgagtcattactacattattactagagtactcagtcattactacattattacacaaaTATTCAGTAgctattactacattattacacgagtactcggtagtcgttactacattattaaatgagtactcggtagtagttacattattacatgagtactcagtagtcattactacattattactaGAATtctcagtcattactacattattaagAGTACTtggtcattactacattatcaaGAGTACTcggtcattactacattattacatgagtactcagtcattactacattattacagtagtgctcagtagtcactactacattattacatgagtactcagtagtcattactgcattatcacatgagtactcagtcattactacattattatctgagtactcagtcattactacattattacatgagtactcagtcattactacattattatatgagtactcagtcattactacattattacatgagtattcAGTAGCTATTAcaacattattacatgagtacttagtagtcattactacattattacatgagtactcagtagtcattactacattattacatgagtactcagtcattactacattattacagtagtgcTCAGTGTCACTACTACATTAtaacatgagtactcagtagtcattactgcattatcacatgagtactgagtcattactacattattactagagtactcagtcattactacattattacagtagtgctcagtagtcattactacattattacatgagtactcagtagctATTACTGCATTATCACATGAGTACTgagtcattactacattattactagagtactcagtcattactacattattacagtagtgcTCAGtgtcactactacattattacatgagtactcagtagtcattactgcattatcacatgagtactgagtcattactacattattactagagtactcagtcattactacattattacatgagtactcagtagtcattactacattaccacatgagtactcagtagctattactacattattacacaaaTATTCAGTAgctattactacattattacacgagtactcggtagtcgttactacattattaaatgagtactcggtagtagttacattattacatgagtactcagtagtcattactacattattactaGAATtctcagtcattactacattatcaaGAGTACTcggtcattactacattattactagagtactcagtcattactacattattaaatgAGTACTCAGTgctcatgggtcggaccacacccatTTATGAACTCAATTTCATtctgatctcaactacacacctgtaaagtttcgtgacaAACTCTGTCCAcggacagacagaaatagacagataaacacctgccaaagtccTAAAAACGTCCTCTGTGGCAGTTACggctacagtatgtgtctccagaaccacattttgccatgaccccaaacatacaaacacacaaacacacacacacacacacaaacacacacacacacacagagtgaaaacaacacCAGCCATGCTGTTGTCGCTGgtattcattttattctgatGATTACTTTGGAAGTAACTGAAAAAAGTTTCCTGTTTGATGAATGTTGATATGTCTGTTGTTTAGGTTAGTGTTACAAGTGTGAATGTAGCAGGAAGTTAcagaggaagtgatgtcattAAGTGTTTTCAGAGGCACGTTCAATCTGAAATTGGTGTGCAACGGGCTTTGAGGTATGTATTCTCTCGTTTGGTTGGTGTGTCAGAGGTGTTACCCAATCAGCAGCGACATGTATATAAACGCCTTTATCAGAAAGGCAGGTCGCAATGCTTTACACAGCAGGATGTTCAACGCATCCCCATCTCCATTTAGATAAACGTTTGGTATGTTTTGCCAGGGTCGAACGTGGCCAAGGTTTCAACATCACTgactgcctgtctctctgtctgtctgtttatctgtctgtctgtctgtctttctgcctgtctttctgtcttcctgtcttgCTTTCTGCTTCtatgcctgtctgtctgtctgtctactctttctttctctctgtctctgctgctgtctgtctcgctttctgtctctctgcctgcctccaTGCATCCATGCATGTCTGtctcttctgtttgtctgtctgtcttattgtctttctgtctgtctctttgtctttctcactgctggtttgtctctttgtgcccctgcctgtctgtctcttctcactgtctgtctgtctctttgtatCGCTGCCTGTCCCTCTGCAGCTCGATGCCCTCTCTACACTGACGACTACAAGAAAATGCCTCCACCTAAACCGAAGAGGAACCCAAACACTCAGCTTAGCACCTCCTTTGATGAGTCCTACATACATAACCATGGCAACAAGAAGTCTTCCTTGCGGTGGGATAAATCTTCCTCCCAGAGTCAGAGTCCGGCTTCCAGAGACACAGACGACGAGGAGCCGGTTTATATCGAGATGGTAGGAAACATCCTGCGAGAGTTGAAAGGTCAGGAAGCAGTGGATGATGAGCAGAGCGAGTCAGTGTATGAGGAGATGAAGTACCCGATGTTGGAGGACTTCCTGCAGGACAATCACGCCGCCATCGTGGATCCTGAAGCCTGGTCCCGTGGATCTCTCTGCGACATTCCTCCACCCTTCCCCAACCTCCTGACTCACCGCCCGCCGCTGCTAGTGTTCCCCCCTGCCCCCGCTCAGTGCTCCCCCAACTCGGACGAGTCCCCCCTCACGCCCTTAGACGTCACCCGGCTGCCCATGTTGGAAAATGTCTCTTACACCAAGTCAGGCGGTGCCGAACACCCACAGAGCTCCACCCACCACCGCAAAGAACGAGATCGAGACAGAGACCGAGACCGGGACCGGGATCGAGATCGAGATCGAGATCGAGACCGAGACCGAGACCGAGATCGAGATCGAGATCGAGACCACACCATCACATCCTCTGGCCGCTCGTCGGCTCCACCTCTCCCCTCAAACTTCTACAAGTCATCTGGCTCCGCCCACGGTGGTCATGGTTACCCCCGCAGCCAATCAGCGTGTCCGTCTCCAGTCAGCATGGGTCGCTCTCTGACCCCTCTGAGCCTGAAGAGGCCGCCACCGTATGACGCTCTGATGGCTGGAGGAAGTATGCCTCgttcttcatcttcatcttcatcatcctcacACAGGGCGGGGGAGAGCGGAGCTAAACTCAGcaactcctcctccacccaTGGCTCCATGCAGAACGTGTCAATGAGGTCACAGACTCCGACGAGCCCATTGGATGAACTCAACAACCTGTTTACCTCAGGTAGACAGGTGTTGAAGAGAGGCTCAGGAGGCAGGAAGAGCAGGGAGGGTGAAGGTAAGTACTCAGTACTGCTACTAGAGGAGAGACGAACAACAAACAGaacatggaaatacttaagTTTCTGCATAAATAGAAATGATTTGAACTGAAGAACCACAGCGTCTCTAAAGATCTTTATCAACCAAGAAAACCTGTCACATGACACAGCTGTACAATGTTATGTGATACTGTGTCATGTTAGACTCACTATAGTTCAGGTCTTTAAACCTCATCAAAAAGCACCTGTAGAGTTCTTTAAGTTCTCATACGTTCTTTAtcatttaaagtaaattttatCTTCTTGGTCTCTTGGTTGATCAGTTTCTGCTggttctctatctctctctgagGTTCTTTGTCTTACATATTGGTGGCTCTGTGCCGTCTTGGACAAATAAATGATTAAGAGGGATTTATTGTCTCATTATGTCCCTGCTGTCTTCATTGTATCTCTGTAGGAGACTGCAGGTCTCTGCCTAGACAtgacagcaaagacagagatGGACAATCCAGTCCAGTTTCCAGCCGGATGGGGAGGTCATCTGTCAGTCCCACCATGATGCtgtctggaggaggaggaggaggtgagtaAGGCACCAATAACGCTACAGGGAAATACAGAGAAGGTCAGGTTTAGATGtggaaagaataaaagaagGTCAGTTAGACAAACATGTTCAATTTAATCAAGACCTTAACTTCAGTCTGTTGCCAATGCTGAGCCAAGAGACATGAGAACctagcacaatgcaggttccatAGAGAGATGTAGGCTATAATATAAGACTAatataataatcagactaataataataattgaagcagcgGGTGTCAtggggggcagtaggtggtttacattcacagatccagactctgcagcatcAGGGGCAGAAATACTCTCAGAAAGttacaggaggagagagacaagaaagcacaaaactacgagagagaagaagacaagttagtaacgagcattgatgccatataaatgcgtacagatggagaggaagaggaggagagaggagctcgtgcatcatgggaagtcacccagcagtctaTGCCTATAGCAGCAgaactaggggatggttcaagacctgcctgagccagtcctgactgtaagctttatcaaataGGAACATTTTAAGCCCACTCTTAAccgtggagagggtgtctgcctcctggacccaaactggaagaaggttccacagtagaggagcctggaaactgaaggttctgcctcccagtctacttgtggagactctaggaaccacaagtaagccttcCGTGTTCTACTGGAGTACTAGGGTACTATGAGGTCCCTAAGATGGGATGGTTCCTGACCATTGAGGGCTTTGTAGGTGCGGAGGAGGactttaaattctattctggattttacagggagccgatgcagagaagcaaacacaggagaaatgtgatctcttttcctagttcctgtcagtactggcGCTGCAGccttctggatcagctggagagtatttagagacttgtttggacaacctgataataaggagttgcaataatccagcctagaagtaacaaaagcatggcCTAGTTCTTCTGCATCTTTTTCAaaaaggatgtgcctgatttttgcaatgttatgtaggtgaaaagaGCCAGAGCTTGAAGTTTGTTCTATGTGGGGGTTAATGGACATGTCCTGATTAGAGAGAACTCAGAGATTTTCTAACGGTGGTGCTGCAGGCCAGGGCAGTGCTATGATTGAGTATAATTGATTATCATCTgtataacaatggaagtttatggagtgtttcctaataatattgcctaaaggaagcatatataaggtgaatagaactggtccaagcacaaaACCTTGTAGAACTCCGTGTCTAACTGTTGAGAATATGGAACATTTATCATTAACATGCAGAAACCtaaatcgatctgataaataggacctaaaccagcttagagtggttcctttaatgccaattaaatgttccagtctctgtaataggatgtgatggtcaatagtgtcaaatgcagcactcaGATCTGACATGACAAGTACAGAGaaaagtcctttgtctgatgcaattaggAGATCATTtttaggctttttaagaagaggttcaattacagctgttttaaaggactgcggtacatagcctgttaataaagacatattgattatatctagtaaagagctgctaactaagggtaaaacttccttaagcagcctagttgggatgcGGTcaaagagacaggttgatggtttagatgaagaagtcgttgaagttagttggtgaaggtcgatggagagaaaatgtctaaatatacatcaggttttacagctgtttctaaggttcctgtgtttgaagataaatcggtgcaggttgagggcaggaggtggtggctttgtctctaatagttagaattttatcattaaagacgCTgatgaaatcgtcactactgagcGCTATAGGAacacatggatcaatggagctatgactctgtcagcctggctacagtgctgaaaagaaaccgagggttgtttttatttccctctattagtgatgagtaataggctgctctggcttTACAGAGGCCCTTCCTATATGTTAGAAGACCATCATGACAGGCTAGACGGGACCCAAGTCTG is a window encoding:
- the nyap2a gene encoding neuronal tyrosine-phosphorylated phosphoinositide-3-kinase adapter 2; protein product: MTSQEEASSFRRFFQYVEDSGLRTYDGLVIQNASDIARESDRIRNQTNWTYLQEKHQKKRRQEEAIKRIGEDVAMATDGAYSGKHFRMGFMTMPAPQDRLPPSSQGFTVRSQSLHSVGGGDDDSSQIRKQPPPKPKRDPNTKLTSSSEMVNGGSGVTRRDHQETKEMAEQAEARCPLYTDDYKKMPPPKPKRNPNTQLSTSFDESYIHNHGNKKSSLRWDKSSSQSQSPASRDTDDEEPVYIEMVGNILRELKGQEAVDDEQSESVYEEMKYPMLEDFLQDNHAAIVDPEAWSRGSLCDIPPPFPNLLTHRPPLLVFPPAPAQCSPNSDESPLTPLDVTRLPMLENVSYTKSGGAEHPQSSTHHRKERDRDRDRDRDRDRDRDRDRDRDRDRDRDRDRDHTITSSGRSSAPPLPSNFYKSSGSAHGGHGYPRSQSACPSPVSMGRSLTPLSLKRPPPYDALMAGGSMPRSSSSSSSSSHRAGESGAKLSNSSSTHGSMQNVSMRSQTPTSPLDELNNLFTSGRQVLKRGSGGRKSREGEGDCRSLPRHDSKDRDGQSSPVSSRMGRSSVSPTMMLSGGGGGGGGESKSVSKLGRSASTSGVPSPGGTPQRHLHETHHPALSQDSTSLNNRT